One window of the Eucalyptus grandis isolate ANBG69807.140 chromosome 8, ASM1654582v1, whole genome shotgun sequence genome contains the following:
- the LOC120286983 gene encoding uncharacterized protein LOC120286983 — MELVKHHHDHNPSLKLSTNPKFQRRTIQTVVSVSIFSGLFVFLLSTFLVPLCFHSFKSFHVPAYFMELQSLLYTPSKKNMFFLCNGILMILLGSSGLIETGRSDGVAPSGPQAAHDDPRFSGHVHDISNELKEQSSMTKEEIPERGSELRITVVSHHDDDEIEDALSRDEPLITEHATPEQPRELMQITDGAVTDYNVDGNDDGADRELSVEELNRRCDEFIKRMKGEL; from the exons ATGGAGCTCGTGAAGCATCACCATGATCATAACCCATCTCTGAAACTGTCCACCAATCCCAAATTTCAAAGGAGAACCATCCAAACTGTGGTTTCGGTCTCCATCTTTTCCGGGCTGTTTGTGTTCCTCCTCTCTACTTTTCTGGTCCCGCtttgcttccactccttcaagagCTTCCATGTCCCTGCATATTTCATGGAGCTGCAGTCTCTCCTCTACACCCCCAGCAAGAAGAACATGTTCTTCCTCTGCAACGGGATCTTGATGATCCTTCTTGGGAGCTCCGGCCTCATCGAGACTGGACGGTCTGATGGCGTCGCCCCTTCTGGTCCACAGGCTGCACACGACGATCCTCGTTTCAGTGGACACGTTCATGATATCTCGAATGAACTGAAGGAGCAAAGCAGCATGACG AAAGAAGAAATCCCAGAACGAGGAAGTGAGCTGAGGATCACTGTGGTGAGtcatcatgatgatgatgaaattgagGATGCGTTGAGCAGAGATGAACCCTTGATCACTGAGCATGCAACGCCAGAGCAACCAAGGGAGCTCATGCAGATCACTGATGGAGCAGTTACTGATTACAACGTCGATGGTAATGACGATGGAGCAGATCGGGAGTTGAGCGTCGAGGAATTGAACAGAAGATGCGATGAATTCATAAAGAGAATGAAAGGAGAACTTTGA